From a region of the Impatiens glandulifera chromosome 4, dImpGla2.1, whole genome shotgun sequence genome:
- the LOC124935362 gene encoding uncharacterized protein LOC124935362: MVDVHLWKAEENGKIKSSAIWNVIRERGQIVSWASLVWSLKIIPRHRFILWLAFCGRLSTRDRILAYMDIPDANCVLCSGFAESIDHLLGSCFFARSIWNPFTLAMGIVSLPGSWEDIKVAAQVLSKGSKFHVNIIKCGFAVIVYHLWAERNARVFGRVCRNVDHVWSDIVFDCGALIRTWRRVTKGEQEWVLFHEWKVNYDEVTSFKCFKAS; encoded by the coding sequence ATGGTTGATGTGCACTTGTGGAAAGCGGAAGAAAATGGGAAAATTAAGTCAAGTGCGATTTGGAACGTTATTCGGGAAAGAGGTCAAATTGTAAGTTGGGCTTCACTTGTGTGGTCCTTGAAAATCATTCCGAGACACCGATTTATTCTTTGGTTGGCTTTCTGTGGTAGACTTAGTACCCGTGATCGTATCCTTGCTTATATGGATATTCCGGACGCCAATTGTGTTCTTTGTAGTGGGTTTGCGGAGTCCATTGATCATCTTTTGGGTAGCTGTTTTTTTGCTAGGTCTATTTGGAATCCTTTTACTTTAGCCATGGGAATTGTGAGCTTGCCGGGGTCCTGGGAGGATATAAAAGTTGCTGCCCAAGTCTTATCTAAAGGTAGTAAATTTcatgttaatattattaagtgtgGGTTTGCTGTCATCGTTTATCATTTGTGGGCTGAGAGAAATGCTAGAGTCTTTGGTAGAGTTTGTCGAAATGTTGATCATGTGTGGAGCGACATTGTATTTGATTGTGGTGCGCTAATTAGAACGTGGAGACGGGTTACTAAAGGCGAGCAGGAATGGGTCCTTTTTCACGAATGGAAAGTTAATTATGATGAAGTCAcatcttttaaatgttttaaggcTAGCTAG